GGAGCACTTTTACATATCAACCGGCACCTGAAGGCGCAGGTCGGAAGCGAAAACCTGGCCTATGCCGGAGGGGTGGCGCTGAATTGCACCGCAAACGCCAAACTGAGCCTTGCTGGATGGCGTGACGTGTTTGTCCACCCCGCTGCCACTGACGACGGGAATGCCGTCGGCTTGGCCTACTACGGCCAGCGATCTCTGGCCGGCAAGCACCGCCGACCTGAACTATTCAATCCCATGACAGGCCCGAGGTACTCCCAGAAGGCGGTTGAGGAAGCTGTCCACCGCTTCGGTCTAGGCGAGTGGCTTGAACGGACCGACATGAGCGACGAGGCTGCAGAACGCCTGAGCCGTGGAGAAACGCTCTGCTGGTTCTTAGGAAGAAGCGAGTGGGGGCCGCGAGCCCTGGGTGGACGCAGTATCGTGGCTGACCCAACGGTTCCCGGAATCAAGGCGCTGATCAATTCCCGCATCAAACACCGTGAACCATTCCGGCCGTTCGGAATCAGCGGCACACCACGCGGTGTGGAACAGGCCCTGGACGTTGGAGCAGCACTGCCCTCGCTCGCGCCGTATATGCTGGCCGTCGCCAGGGCGCGCGATACGCGTTTGAGCCAGCTCCAACACCAAGACGGTTCTATCCGTTACCAGATAGTACAGCGCGCGTGGCAACCGGAGTGGTTCGGTATGATTGAGGCGTTCGGGCGACGTTCGGGAGTGGAGTGTATCGTTAACACGTCATTCAACGTCCTAGGCGAACCACTCGTCGAGACGCCCTCCGACGCTGTCCGGCAATTTGTGTTGAGCGGTGCCCAGGCCCTTCTCATCAATGGTTTCCGTCTGGATAGCGCCGACGTTCCTCGAGAATACCTTCGCCAGATACGACGGCAGGCTTTCCAGGCAGGTGGGCAGCACCCGTTGAAAGTCGCCCTAGGCATTGAGGCCGCCGGATACTGTGCTGCGGCAATCACATTCTTGGAGGATCAGGAGTTCGGCGAGGAAGCTGCCGAGGCCGAGGGAAAACAGGTACTTCGTGCCTACTACAGCCTCCATCTCCGGGGTGCTCTACTGAAGAATGAACATGAGCGCTCTACGGAACTCTCCAAATACCTCCTAGCCATGGCCGAATTCGACGGCGCAGTATTGGAAGCCGCCAGTGTTCTGGAGGCGACTGAACAACCCGAGACTCAGGCCATGGGTCAATTCTTCACGCATATTGGACGTTATGGTTCGGCCTTCAGGCATGCCAGCG
The sequence above is drawn from the Deinococcus radiodurans R1 = ATCC 13939 = DSM 20539 genome and encodes:
- a CDS encoding carbamoyltransferase family protein encodes the protein MNRPQYVLGVSMSNHDRSACLLRDGEIVAAVAEERLDRRKKSEGFYEQHLGSAVLPPYRAITAVLHEAGLTVGDIDRVVCGRSILPCRDDLLNQFPFPPEKVVEIPVPGHHIAHACSAFFTSPFENAAVLVLDEQGHRLEDDRFERMTWYTAHGTQVVPIRQFYGDSETLSLGMFMDAFATFTGLSEAKQPSAGKLMGLAAVGQERQQWPSLVTTVDDGDAYVRLSELDSFFASVLPRRVEFEGGIVRQLDDLLAKYWPVHWSSNLAADLAFKAQAELEGALLHINRHLKAQVGSENLAYAGGVALNCTANAKLSLAGWRDVFVHPAATDDGNAVGLAYYGQRSLAGKHRRPELFNPMTGPRYSQKAVEEAVHRFGLGEWLERTDMSDEAAERLSRGETLCWFLGRSEWGPRALGGRSIVADPTVPGIKALINSRIKHREPFRPFGISGTPRGVEQALDVGAALPSLAPYMLAVARARDTRLSQLQHQDGSIRYQIVQRAWQPEWFGMIEAFGRRSGVECIVNTSFNVLGEPLVETPSDAVRQFVLSGAQALLINGFRLDSADVPREYLRQIRRQAFQAGGQHPLKVALGIEAAGYCAAAITFLEDQEFGEEAAEAEGKQVLRAYYSLHLRGALLKNEHERSTELSKYLLAMAEFDGAVLEAASVLEATEQPETQAMGQFFTHIGRYGSAFRHASGIWAGTDG